The Sporosarcina sp. 6E9 genome segment GAGCGTCGTTTTGTGCAATATCTTGTGCAACTACTGTTACTTTACTTAATCCGGAAACGCCTTCAAGTGTTGAAGTGAATGTTCCGTCTTGTTCAAGTGTGATTGCATTTTCTGTTAGCTCACCATCCGCATTTTTAACGTAAGCTGTGACAACTAAATAGTTGTTGACGTCGTATTCTTGTTCAAATCCTTCTTCTACAACAGATTTGAATCCGATGAACTGGTCGTTGATAGAACCTGTTATCGTTTTGTCGTCAGCTTCGAATGTGATTTCTGGTGCTGTTGATTTAACGAAAAACGGTTTAACCCATGCGTTCATCGTGCGGTAGTCTTTTGAAAATGAGTAAAGCTCCATACCGTAAACGCCGTCTTTTAATTGTTTTTTATCAAATGAATCGGCATCGGTAAATACTCCATCAAACGTTCCTGTTGCACTCTGAGCTCTATTATAATCCCAGTGTATGTCGCCTATAATACCATCGCCGTATCTGCCCGCTGTTGGTTGCGTAGGATCGAAGACGTTGATATAGACTGATGAATTTGGCGCTTGTTTAAATTCATAAGAGAAATTTGAGACATCGCCTTTTCCGTCTTCATTTGGCGAGATTGCGATGCTGTCAAAACCGAATGATTCTACATAGGGATTGTCCGCTGCGATTGGCTCACTTGGAACCGGATCGAGCGGTGTAATTTCAATTCCCTCACCTGGCACTTCTGGTTCTTCGACATCACCGATTACAATTTTTTCGGCTTTATTGCCAGCTGCGTCAACGTATTTAACGACTACGTTATCCGGTGTTTGATTGCCAATATCAAATGTGAATGAACCGTCTTGTTCAAGAGTGATAGGTGTTGAAACTGTTTCCCCATCGTTTGTCACTTCAGATGTTGCTGTTAGTTTCGTATTAATATTGAATCCAAGCCCGTATTTCACAAGTTCAGTCTGATAGTCTACGTATTTATCTATGACTTTACCAGTAACTTTTGTGCCTTCGACTGCACTTTCAATGGTACCTGGAGAAGATTTAACTACGATTGGACCTGCATAATCACCAATTGAACCTGCAGCCGTAGCCGCTTTAAAGTTAATTGTGTATAAACCGTCAGGAATTGTTGTTGCTGGATTCGAGGACCATGGTTTATATTGCCCCGCGACATTCAGCGTGTAGGATCCTGCGCCCAGTGATGCTCCCGCATGAATATAACCGATGTACCCATCGCCATATTGACCACCCTTTGGATTCATAATATCCCAAAGTTCGATGAAATTCGCTTGAACATCGCCTGTTAGTTTAAATGCTAGTGTTGCAGAATCTTTGTAGCCATCACCGTCGAATGAGAGATCAGTTTCTGAGATGCTCATACCTTCGATAGTTGCCGCTGCGACTCCACCGAAATCTGCTGCGAATGGTAATGAAAGTTCGGAATCGCCACCGTTGATGTGGATGTATCCTAGAATTTCATCGCCAGGTTTCGTATTTTCGTTTAGTGAAGCTGTTAGCGTCACAGTGATTACTTCTTCCCCGTCTAATGTGAATGAAGATTTGTCTACTGTCACTGCTGCGTCTGCGAATCCTTTTGTTACGTCAACTGACACGTCGAAGTTTCCACCGACCTTTTTAAGGTCTTTAACGAGTATTTCTTTGGTAACAGTAAGGTTTTCTTTAAGTGATTGCGGACCGAAAGTGACGGTTCCTTTTAAATTTTCTATTTTACCACTTTGACTATCTGGTAATGCTTCGTCCACTGCATAAGCCAGAACATTCGCATGTGCTGCCGCGTATGCATTTACACGACCCGCGCCTTGTGCGAATACATCATATTTATCTGTGTCTAAAATTTTAGCTGTGTTGGATAGCGCAACTTTGACGTCGAACGCGTTCCAATCAGGGTTTGCTTGTTGTACAAGTGCTGCAATCCCTGCGATGTGTGGTGTCGCCATAGACGTACCCGTTTTTCTTGTATACGCATGCTCATAAGTCACATCCGGGAAATCCGCTTTGTACATCGGGATTGTTGACATGATATTTGTTCCTGGTGCACTGACGTCTGGTTTGATGTCAAAGTTCGGCACGGAAGGTCCGCGTGAACTCGAGTCATTTACTTCGTCGCCTTTAGTAGTTGTCGATTGAACATTTGTAAATGTTACAGCTCCGTCTGCGCCTTCGAGTGCTGTGCGAATTGCTACTCCATCTGTATATGACATATCTACAGTCGGAAGGAATGCAAAGTCGTTACCCAAAAAGACATTGGAAATACCTGGCGTGTTTGATCCGTTATGAGAGTTGTGAATAATTGTTGCCACAGCACCATTCGCTCTAGCGTTTTCAATTTTTTCAACGAATGCGATTTCTCCGCGGGCAATTAACGCAACTTTTCCGTCGACGTCAAGTCCGTCAAAGTCAGCCGGTTTACCAATTCCCGGTACAGCCACGAGGTCGAACTCACCTGCAAGTTGTTGTGATAGATCTGTACCATACGTTGTTGACATTAGGTTCAATTGTGAAGAAAGGTTGTAATTTCCCGCTTCGACTGAAACATTTACGTTATACATTTTTTCTGGGTTTGTCGTGTTTCCAACTGCAATGCCAAATGGTGCAGTTGACGGCGTTCCCATCGTTTCGCGTTTCGGACCAGAGTTGCCCGTTGCGATTACTGAAATAACTCCAGCGAGCATTGCGTTATTAATCGCAAACGAACCCGCATCTGTTTCAGTGTTAGATCCGCCACCTAAAGAAAGGTTGATAACATCCATTTCTTGGATAACCGCTTCTTCGATTGCA includes the following:
- a CDS encoding S8 family serine peptidase translates to MRKIFKKYCSTLLAFVMVLSLLTPISSVSAMKTEPFKAEEQNESVLQQKLAIAEQLRLTEQAPTLHKGLEELKGKQEVDVIIHLSEKPVSLEKGIKEVAGGKFTKADEKSVKALVVRQQNVLKKEMKANGINFKESFSYGTVLNGFAATVKADDLEKILGIEGVTLVEPDAEVHAYEDNSASSDGKVSPTMDTSTSFLGIEPLWAEGYEGQGIKVAVLDTGIDAHHPDFAGIYKGGKNFIPNSSTYSKTRADDDASETLPSERPASTPEFNANGSSFYTSHGTHVAGTIAAIGNNEFGIKGIAPKVDLYAYRVLGAYGSGSTSGIIAAIEEAVIQEMDVINLSLGGGSNTETDAGSFAINNAMLAGVISVIATGNSGPKRETMGTPSTAPFGIAVGNTTNPEKMYNVNVSVEAGNYNLSSQLNLMSTTYGTDLSQQLAGEFDLVAVPGIGKPADFDGLDVDGKVALIARGEIAFVEKIENARANGAVATIIHNSHNGSNTPGISNVFLGNDFAFLPTVDMSYTDGVAIRTALEGADGAVTFTNVQSTTTKGDEVNDSSSRGPSVPNFDIKPDVSAPGTNIMSTIPMYKADFPDVTYEHAYTRKTGTSMATPHIAGIAALVQQANPDWNAFDVKVALSNTAKILDTDKYDVFAQGAGRVNAYAAAHANVLAYAVDEALPDSQSGKIENLKGTVTFGPQSLKENLTVTKEILVKDLKKVGGNFDVSVDVTKGFADAAVTVDKSSFTLDGEEVITVTLTASLNENTKPGDEILGYIHINGGDSELSLPFAADFGGVAAATIEGMSISETDLSFDGDGYKDSATLAFKLTGDVQANFIELWDIMNPKGGQYGDGYIGYIHAGASLGAGSYTLNVAGQYKPWSSNPATTIPDGLYTINFKAATAAGSIGDYAGPIVVKSSPGTIESAVEGTKVTGKVIDKYVDYQTELVKYGLGFNINTKLTATSEVTNDGETVSTPITLEQDGSFTFDIGNQTPDNVVVKYVDAAGNKAEKIVIGDVEEPEVPGEGIEITPLDPVPSEPIAADNPYVESFGFDSIAISPNEDGKGDVSNFSYEFKQAPNSSVYINVFDPTQPTAGRYGDGIIGDIHWDYNRAQSATGTFDGVFTDADSFDKKQLKDGVYGMELYSFSKDYRTMNAWVKPFFVKSTAPEITFEADDKTITGSINDQFIGFKSVVEEGFEQEYDVNNYLVVTAYVKNADGELTENAITLEQDGTFTSTLEGVSGLSKVTVVAQDIAQNDAQETVSVEGEEPVVPEKMSRISGSDRYQTALEISSEGWESAETVIIARGNDFADALAGVPLAYAMEAPILLTLTNELSEDVLAEIERLGATEAIILGGKAAVSEDVQVELVNADITVTRASGKDRFATAAAIADLVAPNGSDEVAIANGMDFPDALSVASHAAEAGTPILLTLKDTLPAATTEALEKLGATNTVVVGGTAVVSATVANALPSMNRLGGLDRYETNTLIAKHYGVDNDHLYVATGKDYADALTGAVLAANTNSAVLLVHAVVPDYVSSYITNQDVQRLTIFGGENAVNAEVYKELERLVD